A genomic stretch from Hoplias malabaricus isolate fHopMal1 chromosome 4, fHopMal1.hap1, whole genome shotgun sequence includes:
- the si:ch211-256a21.4 gene encoding uncharacterized protein si:ch211-256a21.4 gives MKGLELEDSTSRFRFIQSCLGLAGCMCISYAVWTPQWLDEKGLWVNGNESSPDDSWTEGQGIGGQGAQRMFAVLSFLMAVSSVILCLVFAFCWTSRTVQSYSNTRSLLMSGQALYPTTLLLITLVPTGFFFLLSWALFTNEHIAEIRDDITRVGLSYWLGAAGWALLLAVLPVVFLVEQCVVPDVLPELMRVAETWWKAPEVAYARSFREAYHHGEAKYSSEFKRQMSVP, from the exons ATGAAAGGACTAGAGCTGGAGGATTCCACAAGCCGTTTTCGTTTCATTCAGTCATGTCTGGGCCTGGCTGGCTGTATGTGTATCAGCTATGCTGTGTGGACACCACAGTGGCTGGATGAGAAGGGACTGTGGGTGAATGGGAATGAGTCCAGTCCAGATGATAGCTGGACAGAAGGCCAGGGCATTGGAG GTCAAGGAGCTCAGAGAATGTTTGCAGTGCTTTCTTTCCTCATGGCCGTAAGCTCAGTGATTCTATGCCTGGTCTTTGCTTTCTGCTGGACATCTCGGACTGTGCAATCTTACTCCAACACTCGCTCTCTGCTGATGTCAGGACAGGCCCTGTACCCCACCACACTGCTTCTCATCACACTCGTCCCCACAG gctttttctttctcctaAGTTGGGCTCTATTTACCAACGAGCACATTGCTGAAATCCGGGATGATATCACACGAGTGGGATTGTCCTATTGGCTGGGTGCTGCCGGCTGGGCTCTGCTACTGGCCGTGCTCCCTGTGGTGTTTCTGGTGGAGCAGTGCGTGGTGCCGGACGTCCTTCCAGAGCTGATGAGAGTGGCTGAGACGTGGTGGAAAGCCCCAGAGGTGGCGTACGCTCGCTCGTTCAGAGAGGCTTATCACCACGGAGAGGCAAAATACAGCAGCGAATTCAAGAGGCAAATGTCAGTGCCCTGA